Proteins encoded in a region of the Rubrobacter aplysinae genome:
- the nagZ gene encoding beta-N-acetylhexosaminidase, which yields MPPQGDEGPPDNVGGRGLVPGAPLAIAVCAALIAPLLLMPGCAGDGGGRSSASPETGHTSGSTGGPGTATVKRSGERLAESLSLREAVGQMFIVSVDGTTMSPHTGRAIRERNVGGVLLFGPNMQTGIQVRSLTAEMQSATDVPLMVAVDHEGGPVSNAPWVSPQPAAAEVGSRWDTTEARRIAGTMGRELLGAGVNTDFAPVVDTGGGAAIGSRSYGDDPALVGRMGAAAVEGFREAGVVSAAKHFPNHGPATADSHTGRPVVPHDGETVREYDLPPFQEAVDAGVPMVMVSHVIYPAIDPKRPASLSPEAIGLLREDLGFGGVIVTDDLSMEAAARGGPVPATAVEAVGAGADAVILSGTAAEQEAAYEAVVRAVESGGLSRERVYESAGRILRMKREYGFSASPATPDG from the coding sequence ATGCCGCCGCAAGGAGACGAGGGGCCGCCGGATAACGTTGGCGGGAGAGGGCTCGTGCCGGGAGCACCGCTCGCCATCGCGGTGTGCGCCGCCCTGATCGCGCCCCTGCTCCTGATGCCGGGTTGCGCCGGCGACGGTGGTGGGCGATCCTCTGCAAGCCCAGAGACCGGCCACACATCCGGGTCAACCGGTGGCCCGGGTACAGCGACTGTAAAGAGGAGTGGAGAAAGGTTGGCGGAGAGCTTGAGCCTCCGGGAGGCCGTGGGGCAGATGTTTATCGTAAGTGTGGACGGGACGACCATGAGCCCCCACACCGGGCGCGCCATCCGGGAGCGAAACGTCGGCGGCGTGCTGCTCTTCGGGCCCAACATGCAAACCGGGATCCAGGTACGGTCCCTGACCGCGGAGATGCAATCCGCGACGGACGTGCCGCTGATGGTGGCCGTGGATCACGAAGGCGGCCCCGTCTCCAATGCTCCCTGGGTCTCGCCGCAACCGGCCGCCGCCGAGGTGGGATCTCGCTGGGACACTACCGAGGCGCGACGCATAGCCGGCACGATGGGCCGGGAGCTACTCGGGGCCGGCGTAAACACGGATTTCGCCCCGGTGGTGGACACTGGCGGCGGGGCAGCCATAGGCAGCCGCTCGTACGGCGACGATCCCGCCCTTGTGGGCCGCATGGGTGCCGCCGCGGTAGAGGGTTTCCGGGAAGCTGGCGTCGTGTCGGCGGCCAAGCACTTCCCCAACCACGGGCCCGCCACGGCCGACTCCCATACCGGACGTCCCGTGGTGCCTCACGACGGGGAGACCGTGCGCGAGTACGATCTCCCGCCGTTTCAGGAGGCCGTGGACGCCGGGGTCCCGATGGTGATGGTCTCGCACGTGATCTACCCGGCTATAGACCCTAAGCGACCGGCCAGCCTCTCGCCGGAGGCGATAGGGTTGTTGCGGGAGGACCTCGGTTTCGGGGGCGTGATCGTGACCGACGACCTGAGCATGGAGGCCGCCGCCCGTGGCGGCCCGGTGCCGGCCACGGCGGTCGAGGCCGTGGGCGCCGGCGCTGACGCGGTGATACTCTCCGGGACCGCAGCCGAGCAGGAAGCGGCGTACGAGGCCGTCGTCCGGGCGGTGGAGTCCGGCGGGCTGTCGCGCGAGCGGGTATACGAGTCCGCCGGGCGCATCCTGCGGATGAAGCGAGAGTACGGCTTTTCCGCTTCTCCCGCGACGCCTGACGGATAA
- a CDS encoding 3'-5' exoribonuclease YhaM family protein has product MDARMWRLPPELRSGLEGPEYVQVEGHAHEYRGMLQVKVERLRVLDSSEVSEEDYVPATEKDRRALAAELELAGEGIENPHLFELFALMVSDAEFWEAFCTAPAAKAMHHARIGGLLEHAVHCLRLARSLAELYPADRDLLLFGAIFHDVGKIRELSWGRGGFAYTTQGRLLGHVVLGERIVAGYIDRLPGFPEELAMHISHVLLSHQGEVEYGSPERPKTLEALLVHFIDNLDARAAMFLETTRNVSPGGWSHHENPLNRALYLPETSGDAVET; this is encoded by the coding sequence GTGGACGCCCGCATGTGGCGGCTGCCGCCGGAGCTGAGATCCGGCCTGGAAGGGCCAGAGTACGTCCAGGTCGAGGGGCACGCCCACGAGTACCGGGGCATGCTCCAGGTGAAGGTGGAGAGGCTACGGGTACTCGACTCCTCGGAGGTTAGCGAGGAGGACTACGTACCGGCGACCGAGAAAGACCGCCGGGCGCTCGCCGCCGAGCTGGAGCTCGCGGGCGAGGGGATAGAGAACCCGCATCTGTTCGAGCTCTTCGCGCTCATGGTCTCCGACGCGGAGTTCTGGGAGGCGTTCTGCACCGCGCCCGCCGCCAAGGCCATGCACCACGCCCGCATCGGGGGGCTGCTGGAGCACGCCGTACACTGCCTGAGGCTCGCCCGCTCGCTCGCGGAGCTCTACCCGGCGGACCGCGACCTGCTGCTCTTCGGAGCCATCTTCCACGACGTCGGCAAGATTCGGGAGCTGTCCTGGGGCCGGGGCGGGTTCGCTTACACCACGCAAGGGCGGCTGCTGGGACACGTCGTGCTCGGCGAGAGGATAGTCGCGGGATACATAGATCGGCTACCGGGCTTTCCCGAGGAGCTCGCGATGCACATCTCGCACGTCCTGCTGTCTCACCAGGGCGAGGTGGAGTACGGCTCACCCGAGCGGCCAAAGACCCTGGAGGCGCTCCTGGTCCACTTCATAGACAACCTGGATGCCCGGGCCGCCATGTTCCTGGAGACGACCCGGAACGTGAGTCCCGGCGGCTGGAGCCACCACGAGAACCCGCTGAACCGCGCCCTCTACCTCCCGGAGACGAGCGGGGACGCCGTGGAGACCTAG
- a CDS encoding Sec-independent protein translocase subunit TatA/TatB — MLGIGPTELVVVAVLFLIIFGPSKMPQMARDIGKFVGQARGAIDEFKDELTAEGTDDSERPARSREEGSRRRENGQSRAGASSRGSGSRKDGDHQEAGEADEADPSAEDSSGNTNRETAEYDL, encoded by the coding sequence ATGTTGGGCATAGGACCTACAGAGCTCGTGGTGGTCGCGGTGCTGTTCCTGATCATCTTCGGGCCCAGCAAGATGCCCCAGATGGCCCGGGACATCGGCAAGTTCGTCGGCCAGGCTCGTGGCGCGATAGACGAGTTCAAGGACGAGCTGACCGCCGAGGGCACGGACGACTCGGAGCGTCCGGCCCGCAGCCGCGAGGAGGGCAGCCGCCGGCGCGAGAACGGCCAGAGCCGGGCCGGCGCCTCCTCTCGTGGAAGCGGCTCTCGTAAAGACGGAGACCACCAAGAGGCAGGCGAGGCGGACGAGGCGGACCCTTCGGCCGAGGACTCCTCCGGGAACACGAATCGCGAGACCGCCGAGTACGATCTGTAG